From the genome of Bos indicus x Bos taurus breed Angus x Brahman F1 hybrid chromosome 14, Bos_hybrid_MaternalHap_v2.0, whole genome shotgun sequence, one region includes:
- the PPDPFL gene encoding pancreatic progenitor cell differentiation and proliferation factor-like protein, translated as MASVPSAGCLLARNQYYRKASVSSGPSLTGPDSANFVGDDKTQLGLPKVAESTWWFKSFFQSVPVLSNVKGEDQSACGGNGPGSRSKVPSGTNNHSLLQQEESQVLGEMADSGTVNRFRNSQTVKDKPGPFHGAPKDTNSPQ; from the exons ATGGCATCTGTGCCTTCCGCTGGTTGTCTTCTGGCCAGAAATCAGTATTATCGAA AGGCCAGTGTTTCTTCAGGCCCCTCTTTAACTGGCCCTGATTCTGCCAACTTCGTAGGTGATGACAAAACCCAGCTAG GATTACCCAAAGTGGCAGAATCCACCTGGTGGTTTAAATCCTTTTTTCAATCTGTACCTGTGCTTTCAAATGTGAAAGGTGAAGACCAGTCTGCTTGTGG GGGGAATGGACCAGGAAGCAGAAGCAAGGTACCTTCAGGAACAAATAACCACTCTCTACTCCAACAAGAGGAATCACaggtccttggagaaatggctgattctggAACAGTAAACAGATTCCGGAACAGTCAAACAGTAAAAGACAAGCCCGGACCATTTCATGGTGCCCCCAAAGATACAAATTCCCCCCAATGA